A DNA window from Haladaptatus cibarius D43 contains the following coding sequences:
- a CDS encoding succinate dehydrogenase/fumarate reductase iron-sulfur subunit: MEDTQAEEFRASQSPQERRMAEKRQRRREQREAEIRAEEETSADTVHLKVFRYDPDVPEKQKPRFDHFHVPYERGLTVLDALLYARDEFDSTLTVRHSCRQAICGSDAVFINGRQQLACKTQVTELDEPIQVEPLPHQEVIKDLVVDMEHFYDQMHAIEPFLQTDSLPDDELVEQRQSRENREEIKMATRCIWCGACMSSCNIAAGDNQYLGPAAISTAYRFAMDEREDEAATEHRINLMDQEHGVWRCQTQFSCTEVCPKDIPLTQHIQELKREAVKRNLKFW; the protein is encoded by the coding sequence ATGGAGGATACGCAGGCCGAGGAGTTCCGGGCCAGCCAATCGCCGCAGGAACGCCGCATGGCCGAAAAACGGCAACGGCGGCGCGAACAACGCGAAGCCGAAATCCGGGCGGAAGAAGAAACCTCGGCCGACACGGTTCACCTCAAGGTGTTCCGGTACGACCCGGACGTGCCCGAAAAGCAAAAGCCGCGATTCGACCATTTTCACGTTCCCTATGAGCGCGGGCTAACCGTTCTCGACGCGCTTCTCTACGCCCGCGACGAGTTCGATTCGACGCTGACGGTGCGCCACTCCTGTCGGCAGGCCATCTGCGGGAGCGACGCCGTGTTCATCAACGGTCGCCAGCAACTCGCCTGCAAAACGCAGGTCACCGAATTGGACGAACCGATACAGGTCGAACCGCTTCCGCATCAGGAAGTCATCAAAGACCTCGTCGTGGATATGGAACATTTCTACGACCAGATGCACGCAATCGAGCCGTTTTTACAGACCGACTCGCTTCCGGACGACGAACTGGTTGAACAGCGCCAATCGCGCGAGAATCGGGAGGAAATCAAGATGGCCACGCGCTGTATCTGGTGCGGTGCCTGTATGTCCTCCTGCAACATCGCGGCGGGGGACAACCAGTATCTCGGCCCGGCGGCCATCAGCACGGCCTACCGGTTCGCCATGGACGAACGCGAAGATGAGGCGGCGACGGAACACAGAATCAACCTCATGGACCAAGAACACGGCGTCTGGCGCTGTCAGACGCAGTTTTCCTGTACCGAAGTGTGCCCGAAGGATATCCCGCTGACCCAACACATTCAGGAGCTCAAGCGCGAGGCGGTGAAACGAAATCTCAAATTCTGGTAA
- a CDS encoding DUF6684 family protein, with translation MAETDANPEAESDVVFDRETLLDISVNIVPMVILLFFIVLFALWTPWSGEPLIFVMSHLLTIIPFVLLGLLTWIAAHYVR, from the coding sequence ATGGCCGAGACGGACGCCAACCCCGAGGCGGAATCCGACGTCGTGTTCGACCGCGAAACCCTCCTCGACATCTCGGTGAACATCGTTCCGATGGTTATCCTCCTCTTTTTCATCGTCCTGTTCGCTCTCTGGACGCCGTGGTCGGGCGAACCGCTGATTTTTGTGATGTCCCACCTGCTGACTATCATCCCCTTCGTCTTGCTCGGCTTACTGACGTGGATTGCGGCCCACTACGTCAGATAG
- a CDS encoding cytochrome c oxidase subunit I — protein sequence MGGFLLAVLFFVLRVEDWRSYTPAGGGLGQVEERRVEYAEKPSGILRWLTTVDHKDIGMLYGLYALIAFIWAGLGVVLMRAELVAPDLDLMQAGFYNALLTTHGLTMLFLFTTPMIAAFANYFIPLLIGADDMAFPRINAIAFWLLPPAAILIWIGFPLASIADIPAPQTSWTMYTPLSAEQPSPATDLMLLGLHLSGISTTMGAINFTATIFTERDIEWPELDLFSWTILTQSGLILFAFPLLGSALIMLLLDRNFGTTFFAVEGGGGPILWQHLFWFFGHPEVYIIVLPPMGLVSLILPRFAGRKLFGYKFVVYSTLAIGVLSFGVWAHHMFATGIDPRLRVSFMAVSMAIAIPSAVKVFNWITTMWNGNLRMTAPMLFCVGFIQNFIIGGVTGIFLAAIPVDLVLHDTYYVVGHFHFLVMGAIAVALFAGFYYWFPIYTGKMYQTRLAHWHFWLTMIGSNVTFFAMIFLGYGGMPRRYVTYLPQFTTWHQVATLGAVILAIGQLIFVWNIVQSWLEGPVVEDGDPWNLKADGMESPEWTWFEKKRETALADGGETDSSERELVEENKSDASGRERSERESTEGGN from the coding sequence ATGGGTGGGTTCTTACTCGCCGTTCTGTTCTTCGTCCTCCGGGTCGAAGACTGGCGGTCGTACACACCCGCGGGAGGGGGGTTGGGGCAAGTCGAAGAGCGACGCGTCGAATACGCAGAGAAACCGAGCGGTATCCTTCGCTGGTTGACGACGGTTGACCACAAGGACATCGGCATGCTGTACGGCCTGTACGCGCTCATCGCGTTCATCTGGGCCGGACTGGGCGTCGTCCTGATGCGTGCCGAGTTGGTCGCGCCCGACCTCGACCTCATGCAGGCCGGGTTCTACAACGCCTTGCTCACCACGCACGGCCTCACGATGCTGTTCCTGTTCACGACGCCGATGATAGCGGCCTTTGCCAACTACTTCATCCCGCTCCTCATCGGCGCGGACGACATGGCGTTCCCTCGCATCAACGCCATCGCGTTCTGGCTCCTGCCACCCGCAGCGATTCTCATCTGGATCGGGTTCCCGCTCGCGTCGATAGCGGACATTCCGGCACCACAGACGAGTTGGACGATGTACACGCCGCTTTCGGCGGAGCAACCGAGTCCGGCGACCGACCTGATGCTCCTCGGATTGCATCTTTCGGGCATCAGCACGACGATGGGGGCAATCAACTTCACTGCCACCATCTTCACCGAACGCGACATCGAGTGGCCCGAACTCGACCTGTTCTCGTGGACGATTCTCACGCAGTCGGGACTCATCCTGTTCGCATTCCCGCTCCTCGGTAGTGCACTCATCATGCTCCTGCTCGACCGCAACTTCGGCACCACCTTCTTCGCGGTCGAAGGCGGTGGTGGCCCGATTCTGTGGCAACACCTGTTTTGGTTCTTCGGACACCCCGAGGTCTACATCATCGTGCTCCCACCGATGGGGTTGGTTAGCCTGATTTTGCCTCGGTTCGCGGGGCGAAAGCTGTTCGGCTACAAGTTCGTCGTCTATTCGACGCTCGCTATCGGCGTCCTCTCGTTCGGCGTCTGGGCACACCACATGTTCGCTACCGGCATCGACCCGCGACTTCGCGTCAGTTTCATGGCGGTGTCGATGGCAATCGCAATCCCGAGCGCGGTGAAGGTGTTCAACTGGATTACGACGATGTGGAACGGCAACCTCCGGATGACTGCGCCGATGCTGTTCTGTGTCGGATTTATCCAAAACTTCATCATCGGCGGCGTCACCGGGATCTTTCTGGCGGCGATTCCGGTTGACCTCGTTCTTCACGACACCTACTACGTCGTCGGTCATTTCCACTTCCTCGTCATGGGTGCTATCGCGGTCGCCTTGTTCGCCGGGTTTTACTACTGGTTCCCGATTTACACCGGAAAGATGTATCAGACGCGACTCGCCCACTGGCATTTTTGGCTGACGATGATAGGCTCGAACGTCACGTTCTTCGCCATGATATTCCTCGGCTACGGCGGCATGCCGCGCAGATACGTGACCTACCTTCCGCAGTTCACGACGTGGCATCAGGTCGCAACCTTGGGGGCGGTCATCCTCGCAATCGGCCAACTCATCTTCGTCTGGAACATCGTTCAGTCGTGGCTCGAAGGCCCAGTCGTCGAGGACGGCGACCCGTGGAATCTCAAAGCCGACGGAATGGAGTCGCCGGAATGGACGTGGTTCGAGAAGAAACGCGAGACGGCGCTGGCGGACGGTGGCGAAACGGATAGTAGTGAAAGAGAATTGGTGGAGGAAAACAAATCTGACGCTAGTGGGCGCGAGCGAAGCGAGCGCGAATCAACGGAGGGTGGTAACTGA
- a CDS encoding Gfo/Idh/MocA family protein — MSGTTTNPEKLRVGVIGGGYIGTTVGRQFEEDPRSTVVAIADVSEPARDEAGDTLYVGQGSRYEAYTQMLDAEELDAVLIGTPHVFHYEQTMAALDEGLHVLCDKPLTTDRGKARELAERSEQSDQLLMVGYQRHLNQAFIRARERWDETNLTPRFISAEITQNWISRFEETWRTDPDLSGGGNLYDTGSHLIDAVLWTTGLKPTSVQAEMKFADEENRVDERAQLIVEFEGESSASISVYSDAPCVREHIHVWDDEGALYLEGRQWEPRQLTEIEEDSTTVIPYMDNRRHESKAGAFIDCIESGKEPPATARDAFAVTALTEAAYESARTGERISINLD; from the coding sequence ATGTCAGGAACAACCACAAATCCCGAAAAGCTCCGCGTCGGTGTCATCGGCGGCGGCTACATCGGAACGACAGTCGGTAGACAGTTCGAAGAAGACCCACGTTCGACGGTCGTCGCAATTGCGGACGTGAGCGAACCGGCGCGAGACGAGGCCGGAGATACCCTCTACGTCGGTCAAGGCTCGCGGTACGAAGCGTACACCCAAATGCTGGATGCCGAAGAGTTGGACGCAGTTCTCATCGGAACGCCGCACGTCTTCCACTACGAACAGACGATGGCCGCGCTGGACGAGGGACTTCACGTCCTTTGTGACAAACCGCTTACGACCGACCGCGGGAAGGCCCGTGAACTCGCCGAGCGAAGCGAGCAAAGTGACCAACTGCTGATGGTCGGCTATCAGCGACACCTGAATCAGGCGTTCATCCGGGCGCGAGAGCGATGGGACGAAACGAATCTAACGCCGCGGTTCATCAGCGCCGAAATCACGCAGAACTGGATTTCCCGATTCGAAGAAACGTGGCGAACCGACCCCGACCTCTCCGGCGGCGGCAACCTCTACGACACCGGAAGTCACCTCATCGACGCGGTTCTGTGGACGACCGGGTTGAAACCGACCTCGGTACAGGCGGAGATGAAATTCGCCGACGAGGAAAATCGGGTGGACGAGCGCGCACAGCTCATCGTCGAGTTCGAAGGCGAGTCGTCGGCCAGCATCTCGGTGTACAGCGATGCGCCGTGCGTGCGCGAGCACATCCACGTTTGGGATGACGAGGGCGCGCTCTATCTCGAAGGAAGACAGTGGGAGCCACGCCAGTTGACCGAAATCGAAGAAGACAGCACGACCGTCATTCCGTACATGGACAACCGACGCCACGAAAGCAAAGCCGGGGCATTCATCGACTGCATCGAGAGCGGAAAGGAACCGCCCGCGACCGCCCGCGATGCCTTTGCCGTGACTGCACTGACCGAGGCAGCATACGAATCAGCGCGAACTGGCGAGCGAATCTCGATCAATTTGGACTGA